One Bradyrhizobium sp. CCGB12 genomic window carries:
- a CDS encoding EAL domain-containing protein — MRLLRCLAPIALGLMMLVAASPARALDAVSVRSDAPAIDLTGVLEHQRSDADRIQVSTAPGTDGIVRRIEVRAREGGQNWVVFALANNTDDQLDRLIVAPHYRIVSSGLLWPDLGLSRIATITPSIGDRPERQESATADVFRITLDPGAVVTFVAELRTDKLPQLYLWEPEAYKDKVNSFTLYQGIVIGISGLLALVLTILFVVKGSIMFPAAAALAWAVLVYIGVDFGFWGKVLDMSNNAERIWRAAGEAILAATLLVFLFAYLNLSRWHVRYSHITVLWLLFLGALVALALFDPAVASGIARMSLVLIAFAGFALIVYLSTHGFDRAVLLIPTWFLLVVWVVAAGMTVAGSVTNDIVGPALLGGLVLIVMLIGFTVMQHAFAGGSASTGVVSDIERRALALAGSGDLIWDWDVSADKVFTSPETEALLGLKRGTLEGPAASWLEVLHPLDQDRFRAALDSVLDQRRGRLVQDFRLRTPDGHFMWFALKARPVVGSDGEVSRVVGTLTDVTELRNAEERLLHDSVHDNLTGLPNRKLFMDRLGAVAHFAKSMPTLRPTLMVIDLDRFKQVNDSVGIAVGDSILLTLARRLTRILKPQDTLARLAGDQFGLILLSEQDPARITAFAETIRKTIRAPIAFNDREIFLTASIGLALSDPQVQLTDEIIKDAELAMYHSKRIGGDRIDVYKPAMRARKTDRLTLESELRRAIERQEITILYQPIVRLEDRSIAGFEALARWDHPKLGRMAPSEFITIAEETGLIIDLGMFVLDQTAKQLSVWQRAMRSRDPIFASVNVSSRQLLRHDLIHDIRTVLSRSSVARGTLKLELTESLVMENPEHAAQMLTRIRELGTGLSLDDFGTGHSSLAYLQRFPFDTIKIDQSFVRTTNRGTRPVILKSIIALAHDLGMDVVAEGAETDSDAVELYQMGCEYAQGFAFGEPMDADAAMRLLTEVRLEAAS, encoded by the coding sequence GGTGTGCTCGAGCATCAGCGCAGCGACGCCGACCGCATCCAGGTCTCCACCGCGCCCGGCACCGACGGCATCGTCCGCCGCATCGAGGTGCGCGCCCGTGAAGGCGGCCAGAACTGGGTGGTGTTCGCGCTCGCCAACAATACCGACGATCAGCTCGACCGCCTGATCGTCGCCCCGCATTACCGCATCGTCTCGTCGGGCCTGCTCTGGCCCGACCTCGGCCTGTCGCGCATCGCGACCATCACCCCGTCGATCGGCGACCGTCCGGAGCGCCAGGAGAGCGCAACGGCCGACGTGTTCCGCATCACGCTCGATCCCGGCGCCGTCGTCACCTTCGTCGCGGAGCTGCGCACCGACAAGCTGCCGCAGCTCTATCTGTGGGAGCCGGAAGCCTACAAGGACAAGGTCAACTCGTTCACGCTCTATCAGGGCATCGTGATCGGCATCTCCGGCTTGCTCGCGCTGGTGCTGACCATCCTGTTCGTGGTGAAGGGAAGCATCATGTTCCCGGCCGCCGCGGCGCTGGCCTGGGCGGTGCTGGTCTATATCGGCGTCGATTTCGGCTTCTGGGGCAAGGTGCTCGACATGTCGAACAACGCCGAGCGCATCTGGCGCGCGGCGGGTGAAGCGATCCTGGCGGCGACGTTGTTGGTGTTCCTGTTCGCCTATCTCAACCTCAGTCGATGGCATGTGCGCTATTCGCACATCACGGTGCTCTGGCTGCTCTTCCTCGGGGCCCTGGTTGCTCTGGCGCTGTTCGATCCGGCCGTCGCCTCCGGCATCGCCCGCATGTCGCTGGTGCTGATCGCCTTTGCCGGCTTTGCGCTGATCGTCTATCTCTCCACCCACGGCTTCGACCGCGCGGTGCTGCTGATCCCGACCTGGTTCCTGCTGGTGGTCTGGGTGGTCGCGGCCGGCATGACGGTCGCGGGCTCCGTCACCAACGACATCGTCGGCCCTGCGCTGCTCGGCGGCCTCGTGCTGATCGTGATGCTGATCGGTTTCACGGTGATGCAGCACGCCTTTGCCGGCGGTAGCGCCAGCACCGGCGTCGTCTCCGACATCGAGCGGCGCGCGCTGGCGCTGGCCGGCTCGGGCGATCTGATCTGGGACTGGGACGTGTCCGCCGACAAGGTCTTCACCAGCCCGGAGACCGAGGCCCTGCTCGGCCTCAAGCGCGGCACGCTGGAAGGCCCGGCCGCCTCCTGGCTCGAGGTGCTGCATCCGCTCGACCAGGACCGTTTCCGCGCCGCGCTCGACAGCGTGCTCGACCAGCGCCGCGGCCGCCTGGTGCAGGATTTCCGCCTGCGCACGCCGGACGGTCACTTCATGTGGTTCGCACTCAAGGCGCGCCCGGTGGTCGGCTCCGACGGCGAGGTCTCGCGCGTGGTCGGCACCCTCACCGACGTCACCGAGCTGCGCAACGCGGAAGAACGCCTGCTGCACGATTCCGTGCATGACAATCTCACCGGCCTGCCCAACCGCAAACTGTTCATGGACCGGCTGGGCGCGGTCGCGCATTTCGCCAAGAGCATGCCGACGCTGCGGCCCACGCTGATGGTGATCGACCTCGACCGCTTCAAGCAGGTCAACGATTCCGTCGGCATCGCGGTCGGCGATTCCATCCTGCTGACGCTCGCCCGCCGCCTCACCCGCATCCTCAAGCCGCAGGACACGCTGGCGCGGCTCGCCGGCGACCAGTTCGGCCTGATCCTGCTGTCGGAGCAGGACCCGGCCCGCATCACCGCCTTCGCCGAGACCATCCGCAAGACCATCCGCGCGCCGATCGCCTTCAACGACCGCGAAATCTTCCTGACCGCCTCGATCGGCCTCGCGCTTTCCGATCCGCAAGTTCAGCTCACGGACGAGATCATCAAGGACGCCGAGCTTGCGATGTATCACTCCAAGCGCATCGGCGGCGACCGCATCGACGTCTACAAGCCGGCGATGCGCGCGCGGAAGACCGACCGCCTGACGCTGGAGAGCGAATTGCGCCGCGCCATCGAGCGGCAGGAGATCACGATCCTGTATCAGCCGATCGTGCGGCTGGAGGATCGCTCGATCGCCGGCTTCGAGGCCCTGGCTCGCTGGGATCATCCGAAGCTCGGACGCATGGCGCCGTCGGAGTTCATCACCATTGCGGAAGAGACCGGCCTGATCATCGACCTCGGCATGTTCGTGCTCGACCAGACCGCAAAGCAGCTCTCGGTGTGGCAGCGTGCGATGCGCTCGCGCGATCCGATCTTCGCCTCCGTCAACGTGTCGTCACGGCAATTGCTGCGCCACGACCTGATCCACGACATCCGCACCGTGCTGTCGCGCTCCTCGGTCGCCCGCGGCACGCTGAAGCTGGAATTGACGGAATCGCTGGTGATGGAGAATCCGGAGCACGCGGCGCAGATGCTGACGCGGATCCGCGAGCTCGGCACCGGGCTCTCGCTCGACGATTTCGGCACCGGCCATTCCTCGCTCGCCTATCTGCAGCGCTTCCCGTTCGATACCATCAAGATCGACCAGTCGTTCGTGCGCACCACCAACCGCGGCACCCGCCCGGTGATCCTGAAGTCGATCATCGCGCTCGCGCACGACCTCGGCATGGACGTCGTGGCCGAAGGCGCCGAGACCGATTCCGATGCGGTCGAGCTCTACCAGATGGGCTGCGAATACGCGCAAGGCTTTGCCTTCGGCGAGCCGATGGACGCCGATGCCGCGATGCGCCTGCTGACGGAAGTACGGCTGGAAGCGGCGAGTTAG
- a CDS encoding lytic murein transglycosylase, producing the protein MIAAVLLLPVSAHAQAQNGLSNLFGGIFSGPSPAPSQAAPGPGGAQPWSGEDGASGHPLMTAAAIRESAGNFGNCVAAMWPDAARRNITQENFERFTAGLSPDLRIMDLMDSQPEFTKSIWDYLDILVNDNRLAKGREVLARYKAQFDATERATGVDRYIIASIWGIESNYSTQMGDRSVLQSTATLACIGRRQAYFKDEFLSALEILNRGDLRPEQMRGSWAGAFGPTQFMPTAFKRFAVDGDGDGRRDVVDNPTDLIASTANNLKKDGWQAGQSWGYEVVVPQGFNYMMADRAKAMTIAQWEKLGLKRAAGQPFPHPAEKAYLLAPAGAQGPGFLMLQNYRVIMKYNPAEAYALAIGHFADRLRGGAPFVQPWPRQERELARTERLELQQLLAQRGFYKGTPDGQFGGQTREALRNFQASIGVPADGFASSDVLDRLRGR; encoded by the coding sequence ATGATTGCCGCCGTCTTGCTGCTGCCTGTCAGCGCGCACGCGCAGGCGCAGAACGGGCTCTCCAACCTGTTCGGCGGCATCTTCTCCGGCCCCAGTCCCGCGCCCTCGCAAGCCGCGCCCGGCCCCGGCGGCGCGCAGCCTTGGAGCGGTGAGGACGGCGCCTCCGGCCATCCGCTGATGACCGCCGCGGCGATCCGGGAGTCCGCAGGCAATTTTGGCAATTGCGTCGCCGCGATGTGGCCCGATGCCGCACGTCGCAACATCACCCAGGAGAATTTCGAGCGCTTCACCGCCGGGCTCTCACCCGACCTGCGCATCATGGACCTCATGGATTCGCAGCCGGAGTTCACCAAGTCGATATGGGACTATCTCGACATCCTCGTGAACGACAACCGTCTCGCCAAGGGCCGCGAGGTCCTCGCCAGATACAAGGCGCAGTTCGACGCCACCGAAAGGGCCACCGGCGTCGACCGCTACATCATCGCCTCGATCTGGGGCATCGAGTCCAACTACTCGACGCAGATGGGCGACCGCAGCGTGCTGCAATCGACCGCGACACTCGCCTGCATCGGCCGCCGCCAGGCCTATTTCAAGGATGAATTCCTGTCCGCGCTGGAGATCCTCAACCGCGGCGATCTCCGGCCCGAACAGATGCGCGGCTCCTGGGCCGGCGCCTTCGGCCCGACCCAGTTCATGCCGACCGCGTTCAAGCGCTTTGCCGTCGACGGCGACGGCGACGGACGGCGCGACGTCGTCGACAATCCGACCGATCTGATCGCGTCGACGGCCAACAATCTGAAGAAGGATGGCTGGCAGGCCGGGCAGAGCTGGGGCTATGAGGTGGTGGTGCCGCAGGGCTTCAACTACATGATGGCCGACCGCGCCAAGGCGATGACAATCGCGCAATGGGAGAAACTCGGGCTGAAGCGGGCGGCGGGCCAGCCCTTCCCTCACCCGGCGGAGAAGGCCTATCTGCTTGCGCCGGCCGGCGCGCAGGGGCCGGGCTTCCTGATGCTCCAGAACTACCGCGTCATCATGAAGTACAACCCGGCCGAGGCCTATGCGCTGGCGATCGGTCATTTCGCCGACCGCCTGCGCGGCGGGGCGCCCTTCGTGCAGCCCTGGCCGCGGCAGGAGCGCGAGCTGGCGCGCACCGAGCGGCTGGAGCTCCAGCAACTGCTGGCCCAACGCGGCTTCTACAAGGGCACCCCGGACGGCCAGTTCGGCGGCCAGACCCGGGAGGCCCTGCGCAACTTCCAGGCCTCGATCGGGGTGCCCGCCGACGGATTTGCCTCCTCCGACGTGCTGGATCGGCTGCGCGGGCGGTAA
- a CDS encoding UTP--glucose-1-phosphate uridylyltransferase, with translation MKIRKAVFPVAGLGTRVLPATKAMPKEMLTIVDKPLIQYVYDEAREAGIEHFIFVTGRNKNVIEDHFDRMFELDSTLATRGKKAEQEILAQNQPEAGAVSFTRQQAPLGLGHAVWCARDIVGNEPFAVVLPDELVLNTPGCLKQMIEMASSLGDKSNLVAVEAVPDHLTHQYGICGVGKRTGKMFEVDGMVEKPAKGTAPSNLSITGRYILQPEIFKILETQERGAGGEIQLTDAMIGLARSQKFYGVEFEGERHDCGSKPGFLRANIAYGLKRPELRDGLIAEMKKYLGQ, from the coding sequence ATGAAAATTCGCAAAGCCGTATTCCCCGTCGCTGGCCTCGGCACCCGCGTCCTGCCTGCCACCAAGGCGATGCCGAAGGAAATGCTGACCATCGTCGACAAGCCACTGATCCAGTACGTCTATGACGAGGCACGGGAAGCCGGCATCGAGCACTTCATCTTCGTCACCGGCCGTAACAAGAACGTCATCGAGGATCATTTCGACCGGATGTTCGAGCTCGACTCGACGCTGGCGACGCGCGGCAAGAAGGCCGAGCAGGAGATCCTGGCGCAGAACCAGCCCGAAGCCGGCGCCGTCAGCTTCACCCGCCAGCAGGCGCCGCTCGGCCTCGGTCACGCGGTCTGGTGCGCGCGCGACATCGTCGGCAACGAGCCGTTCGCAGTCGTGCTGCCCGACGAGCTCGTGCTCAACACGCCGGGCTGCCTGAAGCAGATGATTGAGATGGCATCGTCGCTCGGCGACAAATCCAATCTGGTCGCGGTCGAGGCGGTGCCCGACCATCTCACCCATCAATACGGCATCTGCGGCGTCGGCAAGCGCACCGGCAAGATGTTCGAGGTCGACGGCATGGTCGAGAAGCCGGCCAAGGGCACCGCGCCCTCCAACCTCTCGATCACCGGCCGCTACATCCTGCAGCCGGAGATCTTCAAGATCCTCGAGACGCAGGAGCGCGGCGCCGGCGGCGAGATCCAGCTCACCGACGCCATGATCGGCCTCGCCAGGTCGCAGAAATTCTATGGCGTCGAGTTCGAGGGCGAGCGCCACGATTGCGGCTCCAAGCCCGGCTTCCTGCGCGCCAACATCGCCTACGGCCTGAAGCGTCCCGAGCTGCGCGACGGGCTGATCGCGGAGATGAAGAAGTATCTGGGACAGTAG
- a CDS encoding SDR family NAD(P)-dependent oxidoreductase, whose translation MSEFKGLSRSVKGLTVLVTGAASGMGRATARVFATEGANVAVTDFDEHDAHAVAKEVAASGGSAKAWKLDVADAGAIKRVVGEVAAHFGGLDIVVNNAGISVRVAIDDEAYEDAWARGLAVMLTAHPRIIRAALPHLRQSKSPRIVNIASTEALGATALHSPYSAAKGGVASLTRSLAVELGREGITVNCICPGPIRTAITDRIPEEHKTIYAKRRTALGRYGDPEEVAHMTLSLCLPAASFLTGAVIPVDGGLMARNA comes from the coding sequence ATGTCCGAATTCAAGGGGCTCAGCCGGTCGGTGAAGGGCCTGACCGTCCTCGTCACCGGCGCCGCCAGCGGCATGGGACGTGCCACTGCGCGCGTGTTCGCCACCGAAGGCGCGAACGTTGCCGTCACGGATTTCGACGAGCACGATGCGCATGCGGTTGCCAAGGAGGTTGCGGCGAGCGGCGGATCAGCGAAAGCATGGAAGCTCGACGTCGCCGATGCCGGCGCGATCAAGCGCGTCGTCGGCGAGGTCGCCGCGCATTTCGGCGGGCTCGACATCGTCGTCAACAATGCCGGCATCTCCGTGCGTGTCGCGATCGACGATGAGGCTTATGAGGACGCATGGGCCAGGGGTCTCGCGGTGATGCTGACGGCGCACCCCCGCATCATCCGCGCCGCGCTTCCTCACTTGCGCCAATCGAAGAGCCCGCGCATCGTCAACATCGCCTCGACCGAAGCGCTCGGCGCCACCGCGTTGCACAGTCCCTATTCGGCAGCGAAGGGCGGCGTTGCCAGCCTCACCCGCTCGCTGGCGGTGGAGCTCGGCCGCGAGGGCATCACCGTCAACTGCATCTGTCCGGGGCCGATCCGCACGGCGATCACCGATCGCATTCCCGAAGAGCACAAGACCATCTACGCCAAGCGCCGCACCGCGCTCGGCCGCTACGGCGATCCGGAGGAGGTCGCGCATATGACGCTGAGCCTGTGCCTGCCGGCCGCCTCTTTCCTCACCGGCGCGGTGATCCCGGTCGACGGCGGCCTGATGGCGCGGAACGCGTGA
- a CDS encoding SGNH family hydrolase → MSKKSLFKALTETGPLIALGTALALLVSVAGPASAQFFNFPGFGGPPQRSAPPPQRGGGGGGWFGGDFFAPFQQQQPQAPRQDFSRAPAPAKRDTIAEKNVLVIGDAMADWLAYGLEDAYSEQPDMGVIRKHRTASGLIRYQPKGEPSDWAAAAKGILETEKPDVIVVMLGLNDRAAIREPVADKATDKDKDKKNDKGARAKPPAKPGETKPGTDSAAKPDDKPADADLPQDDADNADTPAAAPEKTARNPNGLYEFRDERWIELYGKKFEELANILKAKGVPVVWVGLPAIRGQKGTADMLFLDSLYREGAAKAGITYVDVWDGFVDEAGRFLQKGPDFEGQIRQLRSSDGVYFTKPGARKLAHYVEREITRLLAGRSGPIALPSEPATPDTSAEPGKPAPRPLAGPIVPLVAASIATDQLLGGPGSRPAVVDALAAKTMVKGEPLAAPAGRADDYAWPRREVGREQAKGDAPMAATTPDGNAAQGSPGAAAAIAPPKLAPKKPPTQPPMQQQQPAQAQPSFRDFFGFGSPQPPPPRQLAPAPGPRNPAQNPAIPRPPGNVGRSAEVIR, encoded by the coding sequence ATGTCGAAGAAGTCCCTGTTCAAGGCGCTGACCGAGACCGGCCCGCTGATCGCGCTGGGGACGGCGCTTGCTTTACTGGTGTCGGTCGCGGGCCCCGCCTCGGCGCAGTTCTTCAACTTCCCGGGCTTCGGCGGCCCGCCGCAGCGCTCGGCCCCACCGCCACAACGAGGCGGAGGTGGTGGCGGCTGGTTCGGCGGCGACTTCTTCGCACCATTCCAGCAGCAACAGCCGCAGGCGCCGCGCCAGGATTTTTCGCGCGCGCCGGCGCCGGCGAAACGCGACACGATTGCTGAGAAGAACGTGCTGGTGATCGGCGACGCCATGGCCGACTGGCTCGCCTACGGCCTGGAGGACGCCTACAGCGAGCAGCCCGACATGGGCGTGATCCGCAAGCACCGGACCGCGTCCGGCCTGATCAGGTACCAGCCGAAGGGTGAGCCCTCGGATTGGGCGGCCGCGGCCAAGGGAATCCTCGAAACCGAGAAGCCTGACGTCATCGTCGTCATGCTCGGCCTCAACGACCGCGCCGCGATCCGCGAGCCTGTCGCGGACAAGGCCACGGATAAGGACAAGGACAAGAAGAACGACAAGGGCGCGCGCGCCAAACCACCGGCAAAGCCCGGCGAGACGAAACCCGGCACCGACAGCGCCGCCAAGCCGGACGACAAGCCGGCGGATGCCGACCTGCCGCAGGATGATGCCGACAACGCCGACACGCCGGCGGCCGCGCCGGAAAAGACCGCGCGCAATCCGAACGGCCTCTACGAATTCCGCGACGAGCGCTGGATCGAGCTCTACGGCAAGAAGTTCGAGGAGCTGGCCAACATCCTCAAGGCCAAGGGCGTGCCGGTGGTCTGGGTCGGTCTTCCCGCCATCCGCGGGCAGAAGGGCACGGCGGACATGCTGTTCCTGGATTCGCTCTATCGCGAAGGCGCGGCCAAGGCCGGCATCACCTATGTCGACGTCTGGGATGGTTTTGTCGACGAAGCAGGCCGCTTCCTCCAGAAGGGCCCGGACTTCGAAGGCCAGATCCGCCAGCTCCGCAGCTCTGACGGCGTCTATTTCACAAAGCCCGGCGCGCGCAAGCTCGCCCATTATGTCGAGCGCGAGATCACGCGCCTGCTTGCGGGACGCTCCGGCCCGATCGCCTTGCCGAGCGAACCGGCGACGCCCGACACCAGCGCCGAGCCCGGCAAGCCGGCGCCGCGGCCGCTGGCCGGCCCGATCGTGCCGCTGGTTGCAGCCTCGATCGCGACCGATCAATTGCTGGGCGGGCCGGGATCGCGTCCCGCCGTCGTCGATGCGCTCGCTGCGAAGACGATGGTGAAAGGCGAGCCGCTGGCGGCCCCCGCCGGCCGTGCCGACGACTATGCCTGGCCGCGCCGCGAGGTCGGCCGCGAACAGGCCAAGGGCGATGCGCCGATGGCGGCAACGACGCCTGACGGCAACGCGGCTCAGGGCTCACCGGGTGCGGCCGCCGCGATCGCTCCGCCAAAGCTCGCGCCCAAGAAGCCGCCGACGCAGCCGCCGATGCAACAGCAGCAGCCGGCACAGGCCCAGCCGTCGTTCCGGGATTTCTTCGGCTTCGGCTCGCCGCAGCCACCGCCGCCACGCCAACTGGCGCCGGCGCCAGGGCCGCGCAACCCAGCGCAGAACCCCGCGATCCCGCGTCCGCCAGGTAACGTCGGGCGATCGGCGGAAGTGATCCGGTAA
- a CDS encoding SDR family NAD(P)-dependent oxidoreductase encodes MANELDFSGKEVLVVGGSSGIGNGIAQAFRARGAHVAVCGTRARPADYSIEEGSDLTGLAYAQLDVSNAGAIEAFKPSFARLDILVLAQGAVIYRRGEFEMAGFRKVVEVNLMSLMACAARFHSMLRDAKGSLIMVSSTAAYHSTMGNPAYNASKTGAVGLTRTLGEAWAEDGIRVNGIAPGLVDTKMTKVTTDNPKRLEGALARIPLRRLGTPADMAGAALFLASPLSSYIVGQTLVVDGGLIL; translated from the coding sequence ATGGCAAACGAGCTCGATTTCTCAGGCAAGGAGGTGCTGGTGGTCGGCGGTTCCAGCGGTATCGGCAACGGCATCGCGCAGGCCTTTCGCGCGAGGGGCGCGCACGTCGCGGTGTGCGGCACACGCGCTCGGCCCGCGGACTATTCGATCGAGGAAGGCTCCGACCTCACGGGTCTCGCCTATGCGCAGCTCGACGTCAGCAATGCCGGCGCGATCGAGGCGTTCAAGCCGTCCTTTGCGCGGCTCGACATCCTGGTGCTGGCGCAGGGCGCGGTGATCTATCGCCGCGGCGAATTCGAGATGGCGGGTTTCCGCAAGGTCGTGGAGGTCAATTTGATGAGCCTGATGGCCTGCGCCGCGCGGTTTCATTCCATGTTGCGGGATGCGAAGGGCTCGCTGATCATGGTGTCCTCGACCGCCGCCTATCATTCCACCATGGGCAATCCTGCCTACAACGCCTCGAAGACCGGCGCGGTCGGGTTGACCCGTACGCTGGGCGAGGCCTGGGCCGAGGACGGCATCCGCGTCAACGGCATCGCACCCGGGCTCGTCGACACCAAGATGACGAAGGTGACGACCGACAATCCCAAGCGGCTCGAAGGCGCGCTTGCGCGCATCCCGCTGCGGCGATTGGGCACGCCGGCCGACATGGCGGGCGCGGCGCTGTTCCTGGCTTCGCCGCTGTCGTCCTACATCGTCGGCCAGACGCTGGTCGTCGATGGCGGTCTCATTCTGTAG
- a CDS encoding CsbD family protein — MDTDRIVGSAKEYAGRAEGAIGDMAGDAKTQASGKAREAAGTVQNLYGQAKDAVRDATDTATGYAKDAYENSGETFRDGTQALSKKVQDNPLGSLLIAGGIGFALALLMSRPARRPPPRWRY, encoded by the coding sequence ATGGATACGGATCGGATTGTTGGATCGGCCAAGGAATATGCCGGACGCGCGGAAGGCGCGATCGGAGACATGGCAGGTGATGCGAAGACGCAGGCATCGGGCAAGGCGCGGGAAGCCGCGGGCACGGTGCAGAATCTCTACGGCCAGGCCAAGGATGCCGTGCGCGACGCCACGGACACCGCGACCGGCTACGCCAAGGACGCCTATGAGAACAGCGGCGAGACTTTCCGCGATGGGACGCAGGCGCTGTCGAAGAAAGTGCAGGACAATCCGCTCGGCTCATTGCTGATCGCTGGCGGCATCGGGTTTGCGCTCGCGCTTCTGATGTCGCGTCCCGCCCGCCGTCCGCCGCCGCGCTGGCGCTATTGA
- a CDS encoding diguanylate cyclase: protein MLSGWREVTARRPWRISARLLIISSVVTVIGFSAICVNVMLDMRRGEEALARQTLENLATSIESDISRNIEIYDLALKAVASNMLLPELGTVSKPIRHLILFDHATTARHFGAIQVFDAEGRLTIDASTLDPLPEDRSDEDYFRVHRDNPGVGLFISRPMLFRGAYSIVLSRRISDADGGFMGVVTGSIRFSYFHELFERLNLDPDDTITVLKRDRTIMMRRPFDLDVIGKNLADRRSWKADNLQVGGSYAGQGPVDPTPRLYVRSTGTGPMFVVAGKPLNAVFELWQREAYRIGAVVLALILFMLASTLVLAREIGRRAEAERKLEEMATTDALTGLRNRRKFDSVIDVEWRRAMRLKAPVALLMIDADHFKAYNDTFGHQAGDQLLVGIAICISDSVTRAGDCVARYGGEEFAVLLPNISASDAFKVAETIRVKVQGWSDDGSASTVSCGVASLVPAAGMDWAVLVAAADKALYAAKAGGRNQSVIASLPQLSLVA, encoded by the coding sequence ATGCTGTCTGGATGGCGCGAAGTCACGGCCCGCCGGCCGTGGCGGATTTCGGCGAGGCTGCTGATCATCTCGTCCGTGGTGACGGTGATCGGCTTCTCCGCCATTTGCGTCAACGTGATGCTCGACATGCGCCGCGGCGAGGAGGCGCTCGCCCGCCAGACGCTGGAGAATCTGGCGACGTCCATCGAGTCCGACATCAGCCGCAACATCGAGATCTACGATCTGGCGCTGAAGGCGGTCGCCAGCAACATGCTGCTGCCCGAGCTCGGGACGGTTTCCAAACCGATCCGCCACCTGATCCTGTTCGATCATGCGACGACCGCCAGGCATTTCGGCGCCATCCAGGTGTTCGACGCCGAGGGCCGGCTGACCATCGACGCCTCCACGCTCGATCCCCTGCCGGAGGACCGGAGCGATGAGGATTACTTCAGGGTTCACCGCGACAATCCCGGGGTCGGACTCTTCATCAGCCGTCCCATGCTGTTTCGCGGCGCCTATTCCATCGTGCTGAGCCGGCGCATCAGCGACGCGGACGGTGGCTTCATGGGCGTCGTCACCGGCTCGATCCGCTTCAGCTATTTCCACGAATTGTTCGAGCGGCTGAACCTCGATCCCGACGACACCATCACCGTGCTCAAGCGCGACCGCACCATCATGATGCGGCGGCCGTTCGATCTCGACGTCATCGGCAAGAACCTGGCCGACCGCCGGAGCTGGAAGGCCGACAATCTCCAGGTCGGCGGATCCTACGCCGGCCAGGGTCCGGTGGACCCGACCCCGCGCCTCTACGTGCGCAGCACAGGCACCGGCCCGATGTTCGTGGTGGCAGGCAAGCCGCTGAACGCCGTATTCGAGCTGTGGCAGAGAGAAGCCTATCGCATCGGCGCCGTAGTGCTCGCACTCATCCTGTTCATGCTGGCCTCGACGCTGGTGCTCGCGCGCGAGATCGGCCGGCGCGCCGAAGCCGAGCGCAAGCTCGAGGAGATGGCGACGACGGACGCGCTCACCGGCTTGAGGAACCGCCGCAAGTTCGATTCCGTCATCGACGTCGAATGGCGGCGCGCGATGCGGCTGAAAGCGCCGGTCGCGCTCCTGATGATCGATGCCGATCACTTCAAGGCCTACAACGACACGTTCGGCCATCAGGCCGGCGACCAGCTGCTGGTCGGCATCGCCATCTGCATTTCGGATTCGGTGACCCGGGCCGGCGACTGCGTTGCCCGCTACGGCGGCGAGGAGTTCGCGGTGCTGCTGCCGAACATTTCGGCAAGCGACGCCTTCAAGGTCGCCGAGACGATCCGCGTCAAGGTGCAGGGCTGGTCCGACGACGGGTCGGCATCGACGGTCTCCTGCGGCGTCGCCAGCCTCGTTCCCGCCGCGGGCATGGACTGGGCCGTGCTGGTCGCCGCCGCCGACAAGGCGCTCTACGCCGCCAAAGCCGGCGGCCGCAACCAGTCGGTGATCGCGAGCCTGCCGCAGCTGTCGCTGGTGGCGTGA